TGTTCCAGTCGATCGTCAAAGTTCGAAGCGATTGCGACGACGAATCCGCGCTCGACGAGCGATCGCCAACACAATTCAACATCGTCGAAAGCTCGCCAGCTTTCCGGTTTCGCGAAATGTGTCCACAACTCGACGAAAAGCGTCTCGCGATCCGCGGCGCACGGCACCGCATCCCGAAAGACTTCATCGACGATCTCGCGCCAACGCTGCCGTTCGCGTTCGGGATCAGTGCGCTGAGCGTGGAGCAGTCGATCCGCGGAATCTTGTCGGTCGAACGCACGGCGAAATCGCGCGACGATTTCATCTTCACTCAAATCCGCGCCGACCCGCCGCGCCGCGCTCGCATAAGCGACCGCCACCGGCGGATCGGCATAAATCAGCGTCCCCACGGCGTCGAACAATACAGCGCGAATCAGCATGGGGGCCACGATCAAGTACGAAGTACAAAGTGCGAAGTACGAAACGCAAGCGGTCGCAGCCCAGGTCCCACTTCAAACTCTTTTTTTCGTACTTTGCACTTTGTACTTCGTACTTCCGTATCGTCACCACGGCCAGAGCCGGTGGATGTCCAACCCGAGCACGAAGACCATGAGCACGAGGATGAAGATCAGGCCCAGATAGGTGAGGGCCATCATCGTGCGTTCGCTGGCCGGCTTACCGCGGATGCCTTCGTAAAGCAGGAATACCATATGCCCGCCGTCGAGGATCGGGATCGGTAGAAAATTGAGCACGGCCAGA
The nucleotide sequence above comes from Pirellulales bacterium. Encoded proteins:
- a CDS encoding HAD-IA family hydrolase; the encoded protein is MLIRAVLFDAVGTLIYADPPVAVAYASAARRVGADLSEDEIVARFRRAFDRQDSADRLLHAQRTDPERERQRWREIVDEVFRDAVPCAADRETLFVELWTHFAKPESWRAFDDVELCWRSLVERGFVVAIASNFDDRLEQIARGIVPLRHAARLFMSARIGFRKPAGDFFQAVERELGLDPAALVSVGDDPENDYRGAKAAGWHAILLDRAGGIRSQAPPDVLITSLAELPDRL